CCATTTCGGCAACACCCTTCAATCCAAGCTCTGAAGTACCACCTTCCGGGATAAGAAAAGGGTGTTCCAGCTTTTGCACGAGTTTATTTAAATACGACAACGAGTTTCTATGCTTATATTCTTCCCTGGAAACAAATTGCAGCTTCATATTTTGTTCTCTGCAAAACCGCAATGTCGGTGTGTCATTTTCAGCAAACTCCACTCCTCTTACCACACCTATCGTCTCAAAACCCATCGCATTGCCCGCTGCCGCAGTAGCATACAAATGGTTGGAATAAGCCCCACCGAATGTGAGAATGGCCTTTTGCTCCGTCGCTTTTGCTTCCAGCAGATTGTATTTCAGCTTCCTCCATTTATTACCTGAAACAACGGGATGGATCAGGTCCTCCCTTTTAACATATACACTGACTTGCGCCTTTTCAAAGATTGGATCGGAAAGTTTCTGTAAAGGGGTGGGTAAGGAAGGATGAAGGAAATCCATCAATTTTAATAATTTTGCTCTTAGTAAATACAGAATGGAAATGTCCGAAGATAACATTGAAATTACCTCCGAAGAGGATGATTTATTTGAACATTATCGAATCGTTGCCGATAAGGGTCAGGGCCTGGTCAGGTTGGACAAATATCTGAACCTTCATGTGGCCAATGCTTCCCGGACAAAAATA
The genomic region above belongs to Dyadobacter pollutisoli and contains:
- a CDS encoding 1-aminocyclopropane-1-carboxylate deaminase/D-cysteine desulfhydrase; this translates as MDFLHPSLPTPLQKLSDPIFEKAQVSVYVKREDLIHPVVSGNKWRKLKYNLLEAKATEQKAILTFGGAYSNHLYATAAAGNAMGFETIGVVRGVEFAENDTPTLRFCREQNMKLQFVSREEYKHRNSLSYLNKLVQKLEHPFLIPEGGTSELGLKGVAEMVTEAGEQLESPPDFFAVAAGTGGTAAGLLSAGANVLAFSALKGGEFLETDIQDLLIHSEQKGNLKLFTEYHFGGYAKWNTELTDFMDSFKDRFDIQLEQVYTAKMFYGLFDQIEKGYFEAGSTIVAVHTGGLQGLLK